A window of Streptomyces sp. NBC_01224 genomic DNA:
GTCATCGATGTCGCGCAGCCACTTGGTGAAGAACGCCGCGACGTCCGCGTTGAGCGCGGCCGTCGGCAGGAAGACCTGCGCGTCGGCCAGCCAGCCTAGCCGCTCGTCACGCTGCGGGCAGTCCGTGGGCACACTGACGAAGTTTGAGCGCTGCCCCCACGCCACACACTCGTGGAGCCGGCGGAGCTCGGCGTCCGAGCAGTCGAACTCCCCGGCCCACGGGGTGTCGCTGTGCAGCGCCACAGCAACGGCATCGGACTCGGTCAGCTCCGGGACTCCACTGATCTGCGCGTAACGGAACCCGTGATAGGTGAAACGCGGCTCGAACACGATGTCCTGGCGCCCGTCCCCGACGAGCACATCGGTCGCGGCGGCGGTCCGCAGATTAGCCGTGTACAGCTGGTTCGACTCGTCCAGTACCTCGGCGTGACGGATCACCACTCTTGCCCCGGCGGCGAGTTCACCGATCCGGAGCCGTACGCGACCGGCGAGGTTCTGGCCGAAGTCGACGATGTGGGTATCCGGGGAGACACGCCTGACCGAGCACGGGCGCAGTTCGGCCATCGCCCGCACGGGCTCGTCGACGGACGCCACAAGCAGATGGTGGTCTGCCCCCGCGACCAGGGCCGGGGACCAGCCGGTGTCGTCGAAGCCGGGCAGTTCCCAGCCGTCGGCCGCGTGCCGCAGGTCATGGCACTCGCCCATCAGCAGATCCGCGTGACGGATGACCCCCGTGCTGGTGCGCCACGTCTCGTCGGTGACGATCGCAGTGCTGCGTCCGTCCGGGCCTGTGAGGTGAAGCTCGGCCAGGAACTGGGGGAACGAGCCGTAGTGTGCTCCGGCCCTGCGCGGCTCGAAGCCGACGAATCCGCTCCACCAGCCGTCCGCGACGGTCGCTGCGAGAACGTTCTCACCCTCACGCAGCAATGCGGTCACGTCATACGTCTGGTACTGGACGCGGCTGTGGTAATCGGTCCAGCCGGGGGCGAGTTCGGCGTCGCCGACCCGTAGGCCATTGAGCCGGACCTCGTACAGGCCACGCGCGCTGACAAGGAGCCGGGCGTGCGTACCGGGCGAGCTGGTAAAGGCGCGTCGCAGGACGGGGCACGGGGCGAGCCCGTGGTCGTCGAGGGCGAACTCGCCCTCGGTGGGTGCGTCCATGACATCGACCGGATGCGGGTCGTGGGTGATCCACGATGCCCGCCACGAACCGGCGTCGGTGAAGGCCGTCTCGAACCAGGATGTGGCCTCGGCGGGCACCGTCGTTCCGGCCGGCCAGACGGAGACCCGCCAGTGATAGCGCGTACGGCCCAGGAGAGCGGGTCCGGTGTACTCCACGGCGACCGCCTGGGGATCAGCCACCCGGCCCGTGTCCCACAGGAGCTGACCGCCCCCGTCCAGCTCCTCGGGGCGTTCGGCGACACGGACCCGGTAGGCCACGGGGTCGTCACCGCGGCGGTCGGACGCCAGTCGCCAGGAGAGCCGGGGCGCGGGTTCGTCGATCCCCAGCGGAGTGGTGCGGTGCTCGCATCGCAGACCGTACGGCCGCAGCGTCCGGTCTTCGGGACGTCCGGCCGCTGCTCCTTCGACGGGGCGGTGGGCGGGCACATCCGCTGCCGAGGGACCGGACACGAGCACGTCCTTCCGTCGCACCGATTTTCCCATGTGAAATCTAACGTTAATTCTGTGGCGTGGAGACTATGAGCACCCCTGAGGGGTGTCAAGGGTGTTGCCGACCCGTCCTCGGTCACCTCGGAAAATGGCCGATGTCTCCCCAACTGGCCGCCTGTGAACGGCATTGCGACCACCGAAGCGTGGTCTTGTGGCGTGTGATTCCCCTGTGATATCCAGCCTGTGATTACCACATGGGCGGACGTGAAATCACGCGCCGATCCCACCCCGTACCGCACGGGATCCCGCCCGACGAAGGGACGAGCTCCATGCAGATGAACAGTGGGTCAGGCGGCACCGGAGGGTTCGGCAGACGGGCGATGCTCGGCGGGACGGTCGGGATGGCCCTCGCCGCGGCCGGCCTGTCGGCGGGCAACGCCTGGGGTGACGCCCCCTTCCATGACGACCCGTTCACTCTGGGGGTCGCCTCCGGCGATCCATGGCCGGACGGATTCGTGCTGTGGACCCGCCTCGCGCCCCAGCCCCTCGCCCCGGACGGGGCCGGAGGCATGCCGCCGTACTCCGTCGACGTCCAGTGGGAGGTCGCCCGCGACGAGCGCTTCCGATCCGTCGTACGCCGGGGACGGACCCGCGCAGTGCCCGAACTCGCCCACTCCGTCCATGTCGAGGTCTCCGGGCTGCAGCCGGGCAGGCACTACTACTACCGCTTCCGCGCCGGTGGTGTGCACAGCCCCGTCGGCCGCACCCGCACCGCACCCCCGCCGCACAGCCGTCCCAAGGAACTCGACTTCGCGTTCGTCTCCTGCCAGGCGTGGTTCGAAGGCTTCTACACCGCCTACCGGCACCTCGCCGAGGAGGACGTCGACCTGGTCCTGCACCTCGGCGACTACATCTACGAGAACGCCATCGACGCGATGGGCGGCGTACGCAACGTCCCCGTCGCCGCCGAACTGCGCCCCGAGCCGATGGACCTCGTCCAGTACCGCAACCGCCACGCCCTCCACCGCTTCGACCCCGACCTCATCGCCGCCCACCGGGTCCACCCGTTCGCCGTCGTCTGGGACGACCACGAGGTCGAGGACAACTGGGCACGCGACAGGTCCAAGGCCGACACCGAACCCGACCAGGACCCGGCGGTCTTCCGGCAACGCGCGGCGGCGGCCTTCCAGGCGTACTACGAACATCTGCCGCTGAGGCTGCCGAACAAGCCGAACGGCTTCGAGGCCCGGATGTACCGCAGCCTGCGCTACGGGCGGATGGCCACGTTCCATATCCTCGACACCAGGCTCTTCCGCGACGACCAGCCCTGCGGCGACGGCACCAAGAGCGGCTGCGACGAACGGCTTACACCCGGCCGCACCATCCTCGGCCCGGAACAGGAGCAGTGGCTCTACCGCGGCCTCGGGCGGTCGGACACGACGTGGAACATGATCTCCCAGCAGATCCCCGTGACCCAGGTCGACACCGACCCCGGCCCCGGCCAGGCATTCGTGATGGACTTCTGGGACGGCTATGTGGACGCACGCAGGCGGCTGTTCAAGGAGATCACCGACCGCAGCGTGAGCAACCCCGTCGTACTGACCGGTGACATGCACCGCCACCTCGCCGCCGATCTCAAGCAGGACTTCGACGACCCCGAATCGCCCACGCTCGGCGTCGAGTTCGTCGGTTCGTCCATCTCCACCACGAAGGACGGGATGGACCTGGACCCCTCCGGGGCCAAGCTTCTCGCGGCAAACGAGCACATCAAGTTCACCAACTTCCAGCGTGGATACGTACGTTGCTCGCTGACCAAGGAGAGCTGCCGCGCCGACTTCCGGGTCCTCCCGTACGTCACCACCCCCGGCGCCCCTGTCTCGACCCGCACCTCGCTCGTGACCGAGGCGGGCCGTCCCGGGATTCAGTCCGCCTGAGAAACACCGGCCGCCCCCTGCCGGGAGAGCGACAGGGGGCGGATCGTGCCGGGCGCGTCCCTCGCCCGGCCCTCGGCCCCGTCGCCGCATATGGACGGCGACGGGGAAACCCGGTCAGGGAGCGGTGCCCCAGGAGAGGGTGCCGCCCGCATAGACGCCGATCTTCGAAGCGTCGGCGTAGGCCGTGTTGGTTCCACGGCTGTAGTCGTCGGCCTCATTGAAGTTGGACCAGTCGGTCTTGTTCAGCCGCAGCTGAATCTCCCCGGTGGAGGCTCCCGCGGCCAGGCTGCCGCTGCTGAAGCCGACCTCCAGGTAGTGGCTGGCCCCCGCAGCCGAACCGCCCGAGGAGGACACTCCGCTGTTCACATGGGAGCAGCCGATGACCGCGTAGTCGCACGCAGTGCCGAAGGTGCTCGCACCGGCCTCGGGCGTGAACCAGTACCGCACCTTCACCGTGGACAGATCCACCGCGGTGGAGCCGGTGTTGACGAGTTGCAGACCCATCCGGATCTGGTTGTCGGTGGCGGAGGAATCGGTGTTCTTGTACTGGACCTTGAGGGTGCCGTTCCCGGTGCCGCCGCCCTGGTCGGTCGTGGCCGAGACCGCCGCGGAGGCCGCCGAGACATTACCTGCAGCGTCCCGCGCCTTGACCGTGTAGCTGTACGCGGTCGAGGCCGTCAGGCCCGTGTCCGTGTAGGAGGTCGACGCGGTGGAACCCACCTGAACCCCCGAGCGGTACACGTCGTACGCGCTCACAGCGGTGTCGTCGGTCGACGCCGTCCATGACAGCGAGACGCTGCCACTGGTCTTCCCCGTGACCTTCAGACCCGTGGGCACGGTGGGCGCCTGGGTGTCATTGTCACCACCGCCGCTGCCGTCCAGCGGCGGGTAGGCGTTGCGTACCAGCTCCTGGAACTGCGCGGAGAACCAGTGGCCCGCGAGCGGGGAGTTCGGCAGGGCGCCGGTCAGGTTGTTGCCGTTGCGGCCGTTTCCGGTGTACGTCGGGTCGCACATCCGGTCGAAGCCCTTGCCCTCGTCGTTGTCGATGGGCCGGCTGTTGCCGTCCGACTCGCCCGGGGGCTTCGCCCAGACGTAGGCGTCGATGCCGGGTTCGGGGGCGCTGGTGGGCCGCTCACCGATGCCCGCACCGCTCTGGTTGCACCAGTTGCCCGCGTGGATGCGCCGGTCGACGCGGCCCCCGTTGACATAGTCGTCCACGTTGGTCAGCGGTCCTGCACCGGTGGGCCGGGCAGAGCCGCCCCAGCCGTTGCGGGCCGTGTCGATGAGCATGCCGATGTTCGATGCGAAGCCCTGGTTGACCAGCTCCGTGCGCAGTGCCTGTGCGAAGGAGAGCTCATCGACATAGAAGTTCCAGTCCACCCACTTGGACTGACGCACCGTGGTGCCGTTCACGGTGTCGGTGACCTTGAAGTTCGGCTCCTTCAGGGCCGAGTAGTTGGCCGTGTTCACGATGAAGCCCTGGACATCGGCGACCGTGGCGCCCTCCGTCGTCGCGGCCTTCTTGAACTCCTGGGCCGCCGGGACGAAGTTGGAGTCCCAGCCCAGCCAGCCGTGGTGGGCCGCATCGATGTAGTTGTAGACGTTGGGAATCGCACCGAGGGTGTGCAGGGCGTAGCCGACACCCTTCTCGTAGTTGCCGTTCGCCTTCATCGTCGCGCATGCCTCGGTGGATCCGGCCGAGCCGCCGGCGTTGGTGACCAGGTTCGGCAGCGAGTCCGGCTCGATGACGGTGACGATGCGCAGACTCGCGTAAGCCGGGTCGGCAAGGATGTCGGCGATGGGGTCGATGTAATCGGTCTTGTACCGGTCGAGCTCGGTGGGGCCGAGCTCACCGTTGGACGCCAGCGCGGCGCAGTCCCGTCCCGGCAGGTCGTAGATGACCACCTGGAAGAGGTTCGCGCCCTGGTCCAGGGCGGTGTCGAGGTGCTCGCGCAGGCTCATCGCGTCGCCCGCGCCCTCGATGGCGGCTATGCGGTCCATCCAGACGAAGGAGGGCTCGTCGGCGATCGCGCTGCCGCCCGGTTCGGCTGCCGCCTTGGCGGACCAGTCGGGGTTCACGTACGCGGTGGCGCCCGCGTACGGGTTGTCGACCCGGGCTGCGGCCGATGCCGGCGAGGGTATGGCCACCGCCAGCGCCGCGCCCAGCGCCAGGGCGGAGAGCGCGGCCAGTTTTCGGCGTACTCCATGCAGGGTGGTACCTCTGGTTCTCATCGCGGCTCCGTGCTCCTCTCGTACGCCTGCGAGGGTTCCCCGCAGACGGGTTCGTGGGGGTGTTGCTCAAGAGGCAGCGGCCTGGTCAGGGCGCGGTGCCCCACACCAGGTCCCCGTCGACATACACGTCGACCCAACGGTTCAGGGCGGCGGGCAGGGTCCGATGTCCCGGGCGGGTTCACTGCCGGGGTGAGCGGCGGCCTTTGTGTGCAAGTCTTGATTGTGGGAGCGCTCCCAAGGTGGCGTGATGACGCGCACCTGTCAAGAGTCAAATCACCACTGCTTTACGGGTTCGTTAACTTGACGCCCTGTCGAATGGCCGGCCCATGGCACGCAGTTGCTGGTGACGCGAGGTGCGCCCGGGGTCGCAGCCGTGTGTTGCGCCCGCACAGGATTCCGCGCGTCATCGGACAGTGAGCGAACCCTTCATGTAAGGGTGAATGGTGCAGATGTACGCGTACGTGCCGGCCTCGGCCGGCGCGGTGAAGGTGACCGTTTGCCCTGCCGCGACATCGCCGGTGTCGAACGCCTTGCCGCCGGTCGCCGTCACGGTGTGGGGTGCCGCGTCCTCGTTGACCACGGTGATCAGCGTGCCCGGGGCGACCGTCAGACGGGTCGGCTTGAACGCGAAGTCCTTGATTGTGATCAGTGCCTTGCCGACAGAGGACGATGAGCGGGGCGGGGCGGGCGGGGCGGGAGCGGGTGGTGTGGCGCTGGAGGACGAGGACCTGCCGCCACCACTGTTCGAACAGTCGACGAGTGCGGTCGTGCAGACGATCGCGGCGGCCACGGTGATACCTGCCCGGCCGGGCAGAAGCAGAGCGCGCATGATGTCAGTGACCGCCACCGCTGGTCGGCTGAGCCGGACTCGGCTGCGGCATGCCGGACTTCGCCCCGCCCGTGACCTTGTTGCCGGATGTGTCGAGTACGTACCACTCGGCGCCGGAATCATTCACCTTCTGGCCGTTGGTGTCACCGGCCT
This region includes:
- a CDS encoding glycoside hydrolase family 6 protein; protein product: MRTRGTTLHGVRRKLAALSALALGAALAVAIPSPASAAARVDNPYAGATAYVNPDWSAKAAAEPGGSAIADEPSFVWMDRIAAIEGAGDAMSLREHLDTALDQGANLFQVVIYDLPGRDCAALASNGELGPTELDRYKTDYIDPIADILADPAYASLRIVTVIEPDSLPNLVTNAGGSAGSTEACATMKANGNYEKGVGYALHTLGAIPNVYNYIDAAHHGWLGWDSNFVPAAQEFKKAATTEGATVADVQGFIVNTANYSALKEPNFKVTDTVNGTTVRQSKWVDWNFYVDELSFAQALRTELVNQGFASNIGMLIDTARNGWGGSARPTGAGPLTNVDDYVNGGRVDRRIHAGNWCNQSGAGIGERPTSAPEPGIDAYVWAKPPGESDGNSRPIDNDEGKGFDRMCDPTYTGNGRNGNNLTGALPNSPLAGHWFSAQFQELVRNAYPPLDGSGGGDNDTQAPTVPTGLKVTGKTSGSVSLSWTASTDDTAVSAYDVYRSGVQVGSTASTSYTDTGLTASTAYSYTVKARDAAGNVSAASAAVSATTDQGGGTGNGTLKVQYKNTDSSATDNQIRMGLQLVNTGSTAVDLSTVKVRYWFTPEAGASTFGTACDYAVIGCSHVNSGVSSSGGSAAGASHYLEVGFSSGSLAAGASTGEIQLRLNKTDWSNFNEADDYSRGTNTAYADASKIGVYAGGTLSWGTAP
- a CDS encoding cupredoxin domain-containing protein; protein product: MRALLLPGRAGITVAAAIVCTTALVDCSNSGGGRSSSSSATPPAPAPPAPPRSSSSVGKALITIKDFAFKPTRLTVAPGTLITVVNEDAAPHTVTATGGKAFDTGDVAAGQTVTFTAPAEAGTYAYICTIHPYMKGSLTVR
- a CDS encoding alkaline phosphatase D family protein, which codes for MQMNSGSGGTGGFGRRAMLGGTVGMALAAAGLSAGNAWGDAPFHDDPFTLGVASGDPWPDGFVLWTRLAPQPLAPDGAGGMPPYSVDVQWEVARDERFRSVVRRGRTRAVPELAHSVHVEVSGLQPGRHYYYRFRAGGVHSPVGRTRTAPPPHSRPKELDFAFVSCQAWFEGFYTAYRHLAEEDVDLVLHLGDYIYENAIDAMGGVRNVPVAAELRPEPMDLVQYRNRHALHRFDPDLIAAHRVHPFAVVWDDHEVEDNWARDRSKADTEPDQDPAVFRQRAAAAFQAYYEHLPLRLPNKPNGFEARMYRSLRYGRMATFHILDTRLFRDDQPCGDGTKSGCDERLTPGRTILGPEQEQWLYRGLGRSDTTWNMISQQIPVTQVDTDPGPGQAFVMDFWDGYVDARRRLFKEITDRSVSNPVVLTGDMHRHLAADLKQDFDDPESPTLGVEFVGSSISTTKDGMDLDPSGAKLLAANEHIKFTNFQRGYVRCSLTKESCRADFRVLPYVTTPGAPVSTRTSLVTEAGRPGIQSA
- a CDS encoding alpha-L-rhamnosidase, with the translated sequence MSGPSAADVPAHRPVEGAAAGRPEDRTLRPYGLRCEHRTTPLGIDEPAPRLSWRLASDRRGDDPVAYRVRVAERPEELDGGGQLLWDTGRVADPQAVAVEYTGPALLGRTRYHWRVSVWPAGTTVPAEATSWFETAFTDAGSWRASWITHDPHPVDVMDAPTEGEFALDDHGLAPCPVLRRAFTSSPGTHARLLVSARGLYEVRLNGLRVGDAELAPGWTDYHSRVQYQTYDVTALLREGENVLAATVADGWWSGFVGFEPRRAGAHYGSFPQFLAELHLTGPDGRSTAIVTDETWRTSTGVIRHADLLMGECHDLRHAADGWELPGFDDTGWSPALVAGADHHLLVASVDEPVRAMAELRPCSVRRVSPDTHIVDFGQNLAGRVRLRIGELAAGARVVIRHAEVLDESNQLYTANLRTAAATDVLVGDGRQDIVFEPRFTYHGFRYAQISGVPELTESDAVAVALHSDTPWAGEFDCSDAELRRLHECVAWGQRSNFVSVPTDCPQRDERLGWLADAQVFLPTAALNADVAAFFTKWLRDIDDARTPDGGFTNVAPRLVGVCDEGAPGWGDAGVIIPWHLYRTYDDPRFLARALEGMRAWVDLIHRHNADLVWRRRVGPHFSDWLAPGTPTPREVIATACFAHSARLTAKAADALGQKDVADHYHQLADDIRRTFAEHFVTVDGAAAAPPAVRVTGDTQTGYLVALAFELLPAGLVEAAAHRLGEIVESAGPALLTGFLGVALAAPVLDAHGRADLAHALLDRDEVPSWRFPLRHGATTIWERWDGWTPDTGFRAPSMNSFNHYALGSIGEWLYRGVAGLDQAPDSTGYRHLRIRPRPGALRHASARHESVRGTVEVTWERHGGRLALRVLVPPGSTADVYVPTTDPRSIRESGVAPRADDRHITLLAIASDHVRYRVSSGAYRFTATHPPADGHAGTSPADRPEPALTQSRRTSGPAAKPSSARSHEEDTP